The sequence CGCGACGCCAGCATCCGCTGCACGACGAGCACGCCCTCCGCGATCACCAACCCTTTCCCCGACGGCAGATCGGGCCTGCGGTCGATGCTGTTGAGGTCGCGGAAATCATCCAGCCGCGGGTCGGCGGGATCGTCGACGTCGACGACGGCACTCATGCCCGCAAGCTACGCGACGCCTGGCTCAGGTGTTTTGGTCAACGAGCGCCGACATCAGGTCGGCAGCTATCAGCAAAGCCCTGCGCTGTTCGGCATTGAAGTGCGCAAGCCGTTCTTTGAGCCATTCCTGGCTAGCTTTGCGCTCCGCTTCGATCAATTCCGTTCCCGACGGTGAAACCGATACCAAGACCTGACGGCCGTCGACCGGATGCGCGCTTCGCGCCACGAATCCGAGTTCGGCGAGGGAGGCGATTACCCGCGTCATCGACGGTGGCCGAACTCGTTCCCGCAGCGCCAGTGCGCCGGGTGTCATCGCACCCTCTTTGGCAAGCGTCGACAGCGCCGACAACTGCGATAAGGAGACCGACGATTCCGGACGGCGAAAACGCAATTGGCGCGCCAAGCGCATAACGGCCAGCGACAGGTCGCTTGCCAACCGGGAATCAGCGTCCTTCACAAGTCAAAGAATAGCCAGCAATTCGTTCGATGCGCAGCAAAACACGTTGGGCTTCCTCGTCGGGGGGTTCGAGGACTAGGTTGGAAGTCGATGAGCCAGGAACCGCCCGCACCCGCGGAGCCTAAACCCCCTGCCCTGCCTACGATCCTGCTGGAACCGTGGCCGGTCATCATCGTGATCGCGGTCGGCTGGCTGGTCGCCACGATCCTGGCCTTCACGATCGCAGGGCTACACGAATGGCGGCCCGTCGCCGTGGCCGGTCTCGGCGTCGGTGTCCTCGGGACATCGATTTTTCTTTTGCAGCGCCGCGCAGTTCGCCGCGGATCCCGCGGCGCCCAGAGCGGCCTCAGCTAACCCGAGAACACGTCAGCGAGGAGAGGCAGTGGCTAGGGCCGCGGTGGCGGACACAGATATATACCGATGCTGTCTGGCAAAGGGTTGGGAATTGGACTGGTGATGTCGCTCGATGCGCGCACGAGCCCGCGGTGCCGTTCGATGGGGACACTTCGTCCGCTTCGCATGTGCCCCCGCGACCGACGCCGGATATCTGTTGTGTCGGGTAAGGAGCGTCATCACCGACTCATTTCCGGGAACGAGACGACGTTTCGAATGAACACCGACAACATCATGCGGAGTGATTGATTGTCAGCGTCGGCAAATACAATTCGGTGCGCTAACGGCAGGAAACCCTCGAGTTGACCGGCACCTCCACAGAAGAGCAGCGCCTGCGCGACCTGAAACTGTTGCGCCGGGTACGCGACCGGATGGATCGCGAGTATGCGCAGCCACTCGACGTCGAGGCGCTGGCGCGCGGCGTGAACATGTCGGCGGGACATCTGTCGCGCCAGTTCAAGCTCGCTACGGCGAATCCCCCTACTCCTATCTGATGACGCGGCGCATCGAGCGTGCGATGGCGCTGCTGCGGCGCGGCGACATGTCGGTGACCGAGGTCTGCTTCGCGGTCGGGTGCTCGTCGTTGGGCAACTTCAGCACCCGGTTCACCGAACTCGTCGGCATGCCGCCGAGCGCCTACCGGGAGCAGGCCGTCGGCGCGACGCAGGGGATGCCGCCGTGTGTCGAGAAGCAGGTGACCCGACCGATCAGGAATCGAGAAGCGCCCGCCACGCGGCTGCACCTAGCGTGATCGTCATGGACATCACGATCAACGCGAGTTTCCTTCCCCACGAAGACCCCGAACAGTCCCTGGCCTTCTACCGCGACGCTCTCGGCTTCGAGGTCCGGAAGGACGTCGGCCGGGACAAGATGCGCTGGATCACCATCGGGCCTGCGGGCAGACCGGACATGAACATCGTGCTGACGCCGCCCGCCGCCGATCCGGGAGTCACCGACGACGAGCGCCGGGTGATCGCCGAGATGATGGCCAAGGGCACCTACGCGAGCATCATGCTGGCCACCACCGACCTCGAAGCCGTGTTCGAACGGGCGCAGGCCAGCGGTGCGGATGTCATGCAGGAGCCCACCGATCAGCCGTGGGGCTCGCGCGACTGCGCGTTCCGCGACCCCGCCGGGAACACGGTTCGCATCCAACAGGTCGCATGACTATCGCCGAAGACTAATTAGGAGTGAGGATCGCAGCGAGGCACGAGCGAGGACCGGAGCGACTATGAGTCGAGACAAGATCGCCGACAGCCACGACCTGATCCGGGTCACCGGCGCCAGGGAGAACAACCTCAAGGACGTCAACGTCGAGCTGCCGAAGCGGCGGCTGACGGTGTTCACCGGTGTCTCGGGATCGGGTAAGAGCTCGCTGGTGTTCGACACCATCGCCGCGGAGTCGCAACGGCTCATCAACGAGACCTACAGCGCGTTCGTGCAGGGCTTCATGCCCACCCTTGCGCGTCCCGAGGTCGACGTCCTTGAAGGACTGACCACGGCGATCATCGTCGACCAGCAGCGGATGGGTGCCGATCCCCGTTCGACCGTCGGCACCG is a genomic window of Mycobacterium sp. ITM-2016-00318 containing:
- a CDS encoding MarR family winged helix-turn-helix transcriptional regulator, whose protein sequence is MKDADSRLASDLSLAVMRLARQLRFRRPESSVSLSQLSALSTLAKEGAMTPGALALRERVRPPSMTRVIASLAELGFVARSAHPVDGRQVLVSVSPSGTELIEAERKASQEWLKERLAHFNAEQRRALLIAADLMSALVDQNT
- a CDS encoding DUF2530 domain-containing protein, translating into MSQEPPAPAEPKPPALPTILLEPWPVIIVIAVGWLVATILAFTIAGLHEWRPVAVAGLGVGVLGTSIFLLQRRAVRRGSRGAQSGLS
- a CDS encoding VOC family protein, which produces MDITINASFLPHEDPEQSLAFYRDALGFEVRKDVGRDKMRWITIGPAGRPDMNIVLTPPAADPGVTDDERRVIAEMMAKGTYASIMLATTDLEAVFERAQASGADVMQEPTDQPWGSRDCAFRDPAGNTVRIQQVA